The following coding sequences are from one Streptomyces dengpaensis window:
- a CDS encoding RNA polymerase sigma factor: MTGHHRKKDEFEAFYRQWYANGVRYGRGRHWLQQWEAEAATQEAMSQMWTKWEQLYELEPEQRKAYFLRILHRRCVDIIDNNVRQRRIAAHVARDQINGDDPALGRGRESQVTDGEALPENAYEITQLKELMAKLPEQQRLSIQLEHDGYPAAERAMIKGISENLERQHLARGRAKAKRMRDEGTGQ, translated from the coding sequence ATGACCGGCCACCACCGCAAAAAGGACGAATTCGAGGCGTTCTACAGGCAGTGGTACGCCAACGGGGTGAGATACGGGCGGGGTCGCCACTGGCTGCAGCAGTGGGAGGCAGAGGCCGCCACCCAGGAAGCGATGTCACAAATGTGGACAAAATGGGAGCAGCTGTACGAACTGGAACCAGAACAGCGGAAGGCGTACTTTCTTCGCATCCTACACAGGCGGTGCGTGGACATCATCGACAACAACGTGCGCCAGCGCCGTATCGCCGCGCACGTCGCCCGTGACCAGATCAACGGCGATGATCCCGCCCTTGGCCGCGGCCGCGAGTCGCAGGTCACCGATGGCGAGGCCCTCCCGGAGAACGCCTACGAGATCACCCAGCTCAAGGAACTGATGGCCAAGCTGCCCGAACAACAGCGGCTGAGCATCCAACTCGAGCACGACGGCTACCCGGCCGCGGAACGCGCCATGATCAAGGGCATCAGCGAGAACCTCGAGCGGCAGCACCTGGCACGCGGGCGCGCGAAGGCGAAGAGGATGCGAGACGAAGGGACGGGCCAGTGA
- a CDS encoding helicase associated domain-containing protein gives MHTGSLSPTGGPGAPSLSGIVQGEDLGAWITVQRAGWDRLVPVQQFLLETIGVEPAAEGQAAVSARRSQDERWAANLAAARQFHAREGHLRPARKHVELVDGEGIKLGAFLDNARCRAGKLSEQRRAALDELGMRW, from the coding sequence GTGCATACCGGCTCGCTCTCGCCCACGGGCGGGCCGGGGGCGCCCTCCCTGAGCGGGATCGTGCAGGGCGAGGACCTCGGCGCGTGGATCACCGTGCAGCGCGCGGGCTGGGATCGGCTGGTGCCTGTGCAGCAGTTCCTGCTGGAGACGATCGGCGTGGAGCCCGCGGCTGAGGGCCAGGCGGCGGTGTCGGCGCGGCGGTCACAGGATGAGCGGTGGGCCGCCAACCTCGCGGCCGCCCGACAGTTCCACGCCCGCGAAGGCCACCTCCGGCCGGCACGCAAGCACGTCGAACTGGTAGACGGGGAGGGAATCAAGCTCGGTGCGTTCCTGGACAACGCCCGTTGTCGCGCTGGGAAGTTGAGCGAGCAGCGGCGCGCGGCGCTCGATGAGTTGGGCATGCGCTGGTAG
- a CDS encoding Helicase associated domain protein — MGETTWSFLHRVAAAYGLEAGALAGSWRWSNPVQRKDSWRPDGEVLLDEAAQEQLAGWCGVPAEYLAQALPSWGAGREALAGRGGDGQGWARWRRGAAEWGPVVFGCSLCAASRGAGRGRVWVYRPRWRRLCVRHGRWLLDVGEGHPLRFVDVAGLTVELGRALRRWGRVARAGAAGGADPGEVFALARAVVCEWWGRKEFWEREQVWGARLEEVVAATRWWGGDADPVGWGAEQWRLLVRDVVVFPEIVGVAGPLVEPDVRQLVAGEGASGLVRGRDVDARLAAVLGERLKRRWLVELEEDGHGALTSWVRAVVREQRRAIGSRPGQGRGLWWVRAVHRPVEVGAGLRLLAGSPGSVTDAGVCGVQGPVGGGGWEVGPVVPRWEGRSGNLQQRRAQQFAEGLEHARRHVREVGHLALAHTGSGVREGFDLGRWVANRRAEAAALTVEQAAQLRELDRWWNPPWPVDWQRAWYRARAFVDQHGPVDGGSNLAGLPTWLERWLRLQISQYGHLREEQRSLLGELGLTAAEVRRFHAWPGRRRAAADGLEVAGAFAARHGHLAVSKPTCVDGFALGAWLNEARCRQRSAGRPTRLGRQLDAIDAGWNPSWPVVWQRTWWAARYHLTGLPKGTVWWPDAPEPEYTAVWLREQLARRPLLQPGQRSLVEQLLPLAGEAPVWQPRISDAAWRAVSALLPPLSHSGGRRRCERQILEAIVHIACTKTTWRRLPQALGSAWTCQQRFGRWREDGTLERICRARLPEPDTRWQRPLAAWLVSAPHGG; from the coding sequence GTGGGCGAGACGACGTGGTCGTTCCTGCACCGGGTGGCAGCCGCGTACGGGCTGGAGGCCGGTGCCCTGGCGGGATCGTGGCGGTGGTCGAACCCGGTGCAGCGCAAGGACAGTTGGCGTCCGGATGGTGAGGTGTTGCTGGACGAGGCGGCGCAGGAGCAGCTGGCCGGGTGGTGCGGTGTCCCGGCGGAGTATCTGGCGCAGGCGTTGCCGTCGTGGGGAGCCGGGCGGGAGGCGCTGGCCGGCCGGGGCGGGGACGGGCAGGGGTGGGCGCGGTGGCGGCGGGGGGCGGCTGAGTGGGGGCCGGTGGTGTTCGGCTGCTCGTTGTGCGCGGCTTCGCGTGGGGCGGGTAGGGGGCGGGTGTGGGTGTATCGGCCGCGGTGGCGGCGGTTGTGCGTGCGGCACGGCCGGTGGCTTTTGGACGTCGGTGAGGGGCATCCGCTGCGGTTCGTCGATGTGGCGGGGCTGACGGTGGAGCTGGGGCGGGCGCTGCGTCGTTGGGGGCGGGTGGCTCGGGCCGGGGCGGCGGGCGGGGCGGATCCGGGTGAGGTGTTCGCTCTGGCGCGTGCGGTGGTGTGCGAGTGGTGGGGGCGCAAGGAGTTCTGGGAGCGGGAGCAGGTGTGGGGGGCCCGGCTCGAGGAGGTTGTAGCCGCTACCCGCTGGTGGGGTGGGGATGCGGATCCGGTGGGCTGGGGAGCGGAGCAGTGGCGGCTGCTGGTGCGGGACGTGGTGGTGTTCCCGGAGATTGTCGGGGTGGCGGGTCCCCTGGTGGAGCCGGACGTGCGGCAGCTGGTGGCCGGTGAGGGGGCGAGTGGGCTTGTGCGGGGGCGGGATGTGGATGCGCGCCTTGCCGCGGTGCTGGGTGAGCGTTTGAAGCGACGGTGGCTTGTTGAACTGGAAGAGGACGGGCATGGGGCGTTGACGTCCTGGGTGCGGGCGGTCGTACGGGAGCAGCGTCGTGCGATCGGATCACGGCCGGGGCAGGGGCGTGGGCTGTGGTGGGTGCGGGCCGTGCACCGGCCGGTGGAGGTGGGGGCGGGTCTGCGGCTCCTGGCCGGTTCCCCGGGCTCCGTTACGGATGCGGGTGTATGTGGGGTGCAAGGCCCTGTAGGCGGGGGTGGGTGGGAGGTGGGGCCGGTGGTGCCGCGGTGGGAGGGACGAAGCGGCAACTTGCAGCAGCGGCGTGCTCAGCAGTTCGCTGAAGGGCTCGAGCATGCTCGCCGTCACGTGCGCGAGGTCGGGCATCTGGCCCTCGCGCACACCGGTTCCGGTGTACGGGAGGGGTTCGATCTGGGGCGGTGGGTGGCCAACCGGCGAGCGGAAGCCGCGGCGTTGACCGTGGAGCAGGCAGCGCAGCTGCGTGAGCTGGACAGGTGGTGGAATCCGCCCTGGCCCGTCGACTGGCAGCGCGCCTGGTATCGAGCCCGGGCCTTCGTTGATCAGCACGGGCCGGTCGATGGCGGGAGCAACCTCGCAGGGCTGCCGACGTGGCTGGAGCGGTGGCTGCGCCTGCAGATCAGCCAGTACGGGCACCTGCGCGAGGAGCAGCGGAGTCTGCTCGGTGAGCTCGGCCTCACCGCAGCGGAGGTGCGGCGTTTTCATGCGTGGCCCGGTCGCCGTCGCGCCGCTGCAGACGGCCTGGAGGTTGCGGGCGCCTTCGCTGCCCGGCACGGCCACCTCGCCGTCTCCAAGCCGACCTGCGTCGACGGTTTCGCTCTGGGGGCCTGGCTGAACGAGGCGCGCTGCCGCCAGCGCAGCGCCGGCCGTCCCACCCGCCTGGGACGGCAGCTGGACGCCATCGATGCCGGGTGGAACCCGTCCTGGCCGGTTGTTTGGCAGCGCACCTGGTGGGCTGCCCGGTATCACCTCACCGGGCTCCCCAAGGGGACGGTGTGGTGGCCCGATGCTCCCGAACCTGAGTACACCGCTGTGTGGCTGCGGGAGCAGTTGGCGCGGCGGCCGCTGTTGCAGCCCGGCCAGCGGAGCCTGGTCGAGCAGTTGTTGCCGCTGGCCGGTGAGGCGCCGGTGTGGCAGCCGCGGATCAGCGACGCCGCCTGGCGGGCCGTGTCCGCTCTTCTTCCTCCGCTGTCGCATAGCGGTGGCCGCCGACGCTGCGAGCGACAGATCCTGGAAGCCATCGTCCATATCGCCTGCACGAAGACGACGTGGAGGCGTCTGCCCCAGGCTCTGGGGTCCGCTTGGACCTGCCAGCAGCGTTTCGGCCGCTGGCGCGAGGACGGCACCCTTGAGCGCATCTGCCGTGCCCGCCTGCCCGAACCCGACACTCGCTGGCAGCGGCCTCTGGCCGCCTGGCTCGTGTCCGCTCCGCATGGTGGCTGA
- a CDS encoding helix-turn-helix domain-containing protein, with the protein MGRRENPVDRTVPARATLADFLRARRHQAQMTYQQMARRSTSVSAATFERAASGAVVPSWETVEEFILANISDRDFYLEYLIDEARQLWIRARRATRAPYYVRTAPDPTLLATPADFLRALRRQHVWAGYPSPGEMERACGPGRLPATTARRIIAGDVLPVDPQQAVAFLRACHVVKAVDLERWLAAAVRILRDVPSRARNLDKWIQAHEQLVQKARTETVAASVSRLPAPHEGRAAA; encoded by the coding sequence ATGGGACGCCGCGAGAACCCTGTCGACCGCACCGTGCCCGCCCGGGCGACGCTCGCCGACTTCCTGCGCGCACGCCGGCATCAGGCGCAGATGACCTACCAGCAGATGGCTCGACGCAGCACATCAGTGTCTGCCGCGACGTTCGAGCGTGCCGCATCCGGCGCTGTCGTGCCCTCCTGGGAGACGGTCGAGGAATTCATCCTCGCGAACATCAGCGACCGGGACTTCTACCTCGAATATCTCATCGACGAGGCCCGCCAACTGTGGATCAGGGCCCGCCGGGCCACGCGCGCCCCGTACTACGTTCGCACGGCACCCGATCCCACGCTGCTGGCCACCCCAGCCGACTTCCTGCGCGCCCTGCGCCGGCAGCACGTGTGGGCCGGTTACCCCTCGCCCGGCGAGATGGAGCGCGCCTGCGGGCCCGGCCGGCTGCCCGCGACCACCGCGCGCCGCATCATCGCCGGCGACGTTCTGCCCGTAGACCCCCAGCAGGCCGTCGCCTTCCTGAGAGCCTGCCATGTGGTCAAAGCGGTCGATCTGGAGCGGTGGCTGGCTGCCGCGGTCCGGATTCTCAGGGACGTCCCGTCCCGGGCCAGGAACCTCGACAAGTGGATCCAGGCCCACGAGCAGTTGGTCCAAAAGGCCCGGACCGAAACCGTGGCCGCTTCGGTCAGCCGACTACCCGCGCCCCACGAGGGGAGGGCGGCCGCTTAG